Proteins co-encoded in one Gracilimonas sediminicola genomic window:
- a CDS encoding DUF2752 domain-containing protein, with protein MRFIRKHLEWFVFSAGLVLLALMSPENAGTSLCFFDWIGIDYCPGEGLGHSVSYTFRGNFESALQAHLAGPAAVFILSGRIIYIWKELYQESKLTTNKEQHG; from the coding sequence ATGCGCTTTATAAGAAAACATTTGGAGTGGTTTGTGTTCAGTGCCGGACTTGTGTTACTCGCACTTATGAGTCCTGAAAATGCCGGAACCTCACTCTGCTTTTTTGATTGGATTGGCATTGATTATTGTCCCGGTGAGGGATTGGGACATTCGGTATCCTACACATTCAGAGGAAATTTTGAATCCGCATTGCAAGCCCATTTAGCCGGACCGGCCGCCGTTTTCATCCTCTCAGGAAGAATCATCTACATTTGGAAAGAGCTTTATCAAGAATCAAAACTAACTACGAATAAGGAACAGCATGGCTAA
- a CDS encoding TM2 domain-containing protein, which yields MANVIDHLPEIEGDEALYVGKLLSDLSDEQASKFASVYRSRRKDPQTVLITCILGFFLIAGVHRLLLNQIGMGILYIFTGGLCLIGTIVDLVNYKDMAFQYNRGVAKEIQSYV from the coding sequence ATGGCTAACGTTATAGATCATTTACCGGAAATAGAAGGGGACGAAGCACTATACGTCGGGAAGTTACTTTCTGACTTATCTGATGAACAGGCTTCTAAGTTTGCATCTGTGTACCGTTCACGAAGAAAAGACCCGCAAACGGTTTTAATTACCTGTATTCTTGGATTTTTCCTGATTGCAGGTGTGCATCGTCTTTTATTGAATCAAATCGGGATGGGCATCCTGTACATTTTTACCGGAGGTCTTTGCTTAATCGGTACCATTGTTGATTTGGTGAATTACAAAGACATGGCCTTTCAGTATAACCGTGGCGTAGCGAAGGAAATACAGTCGTACGTATAA